From a region of the Vidua macroura isolate BioBank_ID:100142 chromosome 25, ASM2450914v1, whole genome shotgun sequence genome:
- the AHDC1 gene encoding transcription factor Gibbin isoform X2 translates to MRVKPPGPVVTTSVVRGSPDYVREPKFYPPGHPGQRPPACPAEKALSCSVLSFPEGSCPALGREHQAGSLLHGDPADRCQSVHRGTKAAEDLLGCAGEPRILGGSAEEASAHNQVPKTFPSATLASGRCNIDSILALLRSKCGNGHINLHPVVQLIDIMKDLNRLSEDLKNSGVHLDCGSLRGGGGAHEDSRLLPADRDLQYSFFSSPSLANSIRSPEERGVLLKSDPSRHPRPPAHEGEADGGGGSTPQPPGHSVRVGDVSKAAADEAGCSQPDASDYSELAEADILNELASLACPGTQLLESQAMEPQPQLLPAQELDSQSRLLDSQSLESQPQLLDSQSLDPLPESLELQNLEPLGLQSLEPLSESLELQSLEPLSESLELQSLEPLAEPLGLQTLEPLPGALEPPLLPTEPSLLEPQPLGTVSELLEAQPGTGDPLRPHGLQPRLGGCPLSTMVKRGPCGGRGAGRCGEDHRKYALRRTDKPKMLCRRRRAGRGRRVDITPESHVLSPLTLPAEMPPGPEEPDTPVLSPPPPPPPTTLDPNEMPKAPTAGKKSKCRGVRKMVVKMAKIPVSLGRRNKTTYKVSSLSSNLNLEGKELAASSSVEPTPLLKMKNNGRNVVVVFPPGEMPIILKRKRGRPPKNLLLGQAKPKEPTPEVKKRRRRKQKLASPQPSYIADTNDSKADYSDVLAKLAFLNRQSQCSGRCSPPRCWTPSEPESIHQAPDTQSISHFLHRVQGFRRRGGKAGGFGGRGGSHAARAARCSFSDFFEGIGKKKKAPTALHADPVHPRKRSRLEPDPVGKPKRKRRARKNGALFPEPNSGQSFGDGPAAEWGGGEKGSPWAPHHGHPGGQAGRNGGYQGAEARPFHAAGLDSGSSSRAGFYASSAPSSQTETGPERHSLFTGYFRSLLDSDDSSDLLDFGLSASRSESRKSAAAYTAPPATLPGQRGMAAYTARGSKVAAANPGAEAAFHAAMQGRPAFPPGRTSSAYGVTQGSSECRGTESFPKLAPPSAVSRSPTAHPAASGTPGYSPYGSYGSAGQSVAPASVFPPGKQYPSAQDCPNSKDCSFAYGSGSSLPSSPSSAHSAGYAPPTAGPSLPLGKAAFFNSAEQGGQFSSAAHTPLRCDSRASTVSPGGYMVPKGSASFQPSPENCRQFPSAAPWAFRQGYGGLDWSSEAFSQLYNPGFECHLNEPNVILDISNYTPQKAKQQTVSETFSESSSDSTQFNQPAGYRRANSEASSSEGQSSLSSLEKLMMDWNEASSAPGYNWNQSVLFQSNSKPGRGRRKKVDMFDTSHLSFSSSSSSSSVYPSKRNTGPRQPRGSRGACASKKERGTGKAKFPTKSQAVNPLFQDSTDLGLDYYSGDSSMSPLPSQSRGFGVGERDPCDYTGPYSMNPSTPSDGTFVQGFQSDSPGLGQPDLESKHFPALPHQLAAPGQQTVFEAGLQKAFSPNCSPTLAFKEDLRAGSIRKLPACDSLKHSMQGGALPHAPHLACRDLPMPQPHYDSPSCKNPPYWYSPNASTRSPSYDSKAGAGMLVDFMGRTDPPCLNPHLSSPSSTHPSKGEKEPLEMSRAHHRGPYACPLINDLNISPVPRDSMLQLQDNYRYPSFAPQGHPVMAPTQKSGFLGPMVEQQHPEDTFTVTSL, encoded by the coding sequence ATGCGCGTGAAGCCCCCGGGCCCAGTGGTAACGACCAGCGTTGTGCGTGGCTCGCCCGACTACGTTCGAGAGCCCAAATTCTACCCGCCGGGACACCCAGGGCAGCGGCCCCCCGCCTGCCCGGCCGAGAAGGCGTTATCCTGCAGCGTGCTCAGCTTCCCTGAGGGGTCGTGCCCTGCACTCGGCCGGGAGCACCAGGCAGGCTCGCTGCTGCACGGCGACCCAGCTGACCGCTGCCAGAGCGTCCACAGGGGCACCAAGGCAGCCGAGgacctgctgggctgtgccggGGAGCCCCGGATCCTGGGGGGCAGTGCAGAGGAGGCATCTGCCCACAATCAGGTGCCCAAAACCTTCCCCAGCGCGACACTGGCCTCGGGCCGCTGCAACATAGACAGCATCCTTGCCTTGCTCCGAAGCAAGTGTGGCAACGGGCACATCAACCTCCACCCTGTGGTGCAGCTCATCGACATCATGAAGGACCTCAACCGCCTCTCTGAGGACCTCAAAAACAGTGGGGTGCACCTGGACTGTGGCAGCCTCCGTGGTGGCGGTGGGGCTCACGAGGATAGCCGCCTCCTGCCTGCTGACCGTGACCTCCAGTACAGCTTCTTCTCCTCACCCTCCCTGGCCAACAGCATCCGCAGCCCTGAGGAGCGGGGGGTGCTCCTCAAATCCGACCCATCGCGGCATCCCCGGCCCCCAGCACATGAGGGAGAAGCTGACGGAGGCGGGGGGAGCACCCCGCAGCCCCCAGGACACAGTGTGCGTGTGGGGGATGTGTCCAAAGCTGCGGCGGATGaagctggctgctcccagcccgaTGCCAGCGATTACTCGGAACTGGCCGAGGCGGACATCCTGAACGAGCTGGCCTCCCTGGCTTGCCCAGGGACGCAGCTGCTGGAGTCGCAAGCAATGGAGCCACAGCCCCAGTTGCTGCCAGCCCAAGAGCTGGACTCCCAATCCCGGCTGTTGGATTCCCAGTCCCTGGAgtcacagccccagctgcttgATTCGCAGAGCCTGGATCCACTGCCAGAGTCACTGGAGCTGCAAAACCTGGAGCCGTTGGGGCTGCAGTCACTGGAGCCGCTCTCTGAATCACTGGAGCTGCAGTCGCTGGAGCCTCTGTCCGAGTCGCTGGAGCTGCAGTCCCTGGAGCCACTGGCGGAGCCTCTGGGGCTGCAGACCCTGGAGCCACTGCCCGGAGCGCTGGAGCCCCCACTGCTGCCCACTGAGCCCTCGCTGCTGGAGCCACAGCCACTGGGAACTGTCtcggagctgctggaggcacaGCCGGGCACTGGGGACCCTCTGCGgccccatgggctgcagccccggctTGGGGGGTGTCCTCTGAGCACTATGGTGAAGCGGGGCCCCTGTGGGGGCCGGGGGGCCGGGCGGTGTGGCGAAGACCACCGCAAGTACGCCCTGCGCCGGACAGATAAGCCAAAGATGCTGTGCCGCCGGAGGAGGGCGGGGCGTGGGCGCCGGGTGGACATCACCCCTGAGAGCCACGTCCTGTCCCCTCTCACCCTGCCCGCTGAGATGCCCCCCGGGCCTGAGGAGCCTGACACCCCAGTGCTGAGCCCCCCACCGCCACCGCCTCCCACTACGCTGGACCCCAACGAGATGCCCAAAGCCCCCACGGCAGGGAAGAAGAGCAAGTGCCGGGGGGTGAGGAAGATGGTGGTGAAGATGGCCAAGATCCCGGTgtccctggggaggaggaacAAGACCACCTACAAGGTGTCATCGCTCAGCAGCAACTTGAacctggaggggaaggagctggcagccagcagctccGTGGAGCCCACGCCGCTGCTCAAGATGAAGAACAATGGGCGCAACGTGGTTGTGGTGTTCCCTCCCGGAGAGATGCCCATTATCCTGAAGCGCAAGCGGGGCCGGCCTCCAAAAAACCTGCTGCTGGGCCAAGCCAAGCCCAAGGAGCCCACCCCGgaagtgaagaagaggaggaggaggaagcagaagcTGGCCTCGCCCCAGCCCTCCTACATTGCCGACACCAATGACAGCAAAGCCGACTACTCAGATGTGTTGGCCAAGCTGGCCTTCCTCAACCGACAGAGCCAGTGCTCGGGGCGCTGCTCACCGCCCCGCTGCTGGACCCCCAGCGAGCCCGAGTCCATCCACCAGGCCCCCGACACCCAGAGCATCTCCCACTTCCTGCACCGTGTCCAGGGCTTCCGCCGGCGCGGCGGCAAGGCGGGGGGCTTCGGTGGGCGTGGGGGGAGCCACGCTGCCCGTGCCGCACGCTGCTCCTTCAGCGATTTCTTTGAGGGCATcgggaagaagaagaaagccCCCACTGCCCTCCACGCTGACCCCGTGCATCCCCGCAAGCGCAGCCGGCTGGAGCCCGATCCCGTGGGAAAGCCCAAGCGGAAGCGACGGGCGCGCAAGAACGGGGCACTGTTTCCCGAACCCAACTCTGGGCAGAGCTTTGGGGACGGCCCCGCCGCAGAGTGGGGCGGGGGGGAGAAGGGCAGCCCCTGGGCCCCCCACCATGGCCACCCCGGCGGCCAGGCTGGACGTAACGGTGGCTACCAAGGGGCTGAGGCGAGACCCTTCCATGCTGCAGGGTTGGACTCGGGCTCCTCCAGTCGCGCTGGTTTCTACGCCAGCAGCGCACCGTCCTCGCAGACAGAGACCGGTCCAGAGCGGCACAGCCTCTTCACTGGCTACTTCCGCTCCTTGCTGGACTCCGACGACTCCTCCGACCTGCTGGACTTTGGCCTCTCCGCGTCCCGCTCCGAGTCCCGTAAATCGGCGGCTGCCTACACGGCCCCCCCGGCCACACTGCCCGGCCAGCGGGGCATGGCCGCCTACACCGCCCGTGGCAGCAAAGTGGCGGCGGCCAACCCCGGTGCCGAAGCCGCCTTCCACGCGGCCATGCAGGGCCGGCCAGCATTCCCACCTGGCCGCACCTCCAGCGCCTACGGGGTGACCCAAGGCTCGTCAGAGTGCCGGGGCACCGAGTCCTTCCCCAAACTGGCCCCGCCATCAGCCGTGTCCCGGTCACCCACGGCTCACCCAGCGGCCAGCGGCACCCCTGGCTACTCCCCGTACGGCAGCTACGGCAGCGCCGGGCAGAGTGTAGCACCCGCCAGCGTGTTCCCACCGGGAAAGCAGTACCCATCAGCACAGGACTGCCCCAACAGCAAGGACTGCAGCTTCGCCTACGGCAGTGGCAGCAGCCTCCCGTCCTcgcccagcagtgcccacagTGCCGGCTATGCGCCACCGACAGCTGGTCCCAGTTTGCCACTGGGAAAAGCCGCCTTCTTCAACAGTGCTGAGCAGGGGGGGCAGTTCTCCAGCGCCGCACACACCCCCCTGCGTTGCGACAGCCGGGCCAGCACCGTCTCGCCTGGCGGCTACATGGTGCCCAAGGGGTCAGCATCCTTCCAGCCCTCACCTGAAAACTGCCGGCAGTTCCCCAGCGCCGCGCCGTGGGCCTTCCGGCAAGGCTACGGTGGGTTGGATTGGAGCTCAGAAGCCTTCAGCCAGCTCTACAACCCAGGCTTTGAGTGCCACCTCAATGAACCCAATGTCATCCTGGACATCTCCAACTACACCCCACagaaagccaagcagcagacGGTCTCTGAGACCTTCTCTGAGTCCTCCTCTGACAGCACCCAGTTCAACCAGCCGGCTGGTTACCGGCGCGCCAACAGCGAGGCGTCCTCCAGCGAGGGCCAGTCCAGcctctccagcctggagaagctgaTGATGGACTGGAATGAGGCATCCTCTGCCCCTGGCTACAACTGGAACCAGAGCGTCCTCTTCCAGAGCAACTCTAAGCCCGGTCGAGGCCGACGGAAGAAGGTGGATATGTTCGACACCTCCCACCTGagtttctcctcctcttcctcttcttcctccgTGTACCCCTCCAAGAGGAACACGGGaccccggcagccccggggtTCCCGAGGGGCTTGTGCCTCCAAGAAGGAGAGGGGGACAGGCAAAGCCAAGTTCCCCACCAAGTCACAGGCAGTGAATCCCCTCTTCCAGGACAGCACGGACCTGGGCTTGGACTACTACAGCGGGGACAGCAGCAtgtccccccttccctcccagtcccGGGGCTTCGGGGTGGGGGAGCGGGACCCCTGTGACTACACTGGCCCCTACTCCATGAACCCCTCCACCCCCTCAGATGGGACCTTTGTCCAGGGGTTCCAGAGCGACTCCCCCGGTTTGGGGCAGCCAGATTTGGAGAGCAAGcacttccctgccctcccacacCAGCTGGCAGCCCCCGGCCAGCAGACTGTGTTCGAGGCCGGTTTGCAGAAAGCCTTCTCGCCCAACTGCTCCCCGACCTTAGCCTTCAAGGAGGACCTCCGGGCAGGCAGCATCCGAAAGTTGCCCGCCTGCGACTCGCTCAAACACAGCATGCAGGGGGGGGCCCTGCCACACGCCCCACACCTAGCTTGCCGCGACCTCCCCATGCCTCAACCGCACTATGACTCCCCCAGTTGCAAAAATCCCCCGTACTGGTATTCCCCCAACGCCAGCACCCGTAGCCCTTCGTACGACAGCAAGGCGGGGGCTGGGATGCTGGTAGACTTCATGGGCAGGACGGACCCCCCGTGTCTGAACCCCCACTTGAGCAGCCCAAGCAGCACCCACCCCTCCAAGGGCGAGAAGGAGCCCTTGGAGATGTCCCGGGCTCACCACCGAGGACCCTACGCTTGTCCCTTGATCAATGACTTGAACATCTCCCCAGTACCAAGAGACTCAATGTTGCAGCTGCAGGACAACTACAGGTACCCCAGTTTTGCACCCCAAGGGCACCCCGTCATGGCCCCCACCCAGAAGAGCGGGTTTTTGGGACCCATGGTAGAGCAACAACACCCTGAGGACACTTTTACGGTCACCTCATTGTAG
- the AHDC1 gene encoding transcription factor Gibbin isoform X1 yields the protein MLSLKVASGAEGSGTPAAGQDAAPAGGRSLPKREGSEGRGAQEPADGSSVACQPLALENGANPPAEWFPCAQGSGPRQPGSNGDSRSFRVNLHCKHPRNRELKCNSRSSSKAEGPGVTFPDPHVSNCLAKRHAGEEEVRMRVKPPGPVVTTSVVRGSPDYVREPKFYPPGHPGQRPPACPAEKALSCSVLSFPEGSCPALGREHQAGSLLHGDPADRCQSVHRGTKAAEDLLGCAGEPRILGGSAEEASAHNQVPKTFPSATLASGRCNIDSILALLRSKCGNGHINLHPVVQLIDIMKDLNRLSEDLKNSGVHLDCGSLRGGGGAHEDSRLLPADRDLQYSFFSSPSLANSIRSPEERGVLLKSDPSRHPRPPAHEGEADGGGGSTPQPPGHSVRVGDVSKAAADEAGCSQPDASDYSELAEADILNELASLACPGTQLLESQAMEPQPQLLPAQELDSQSRLLDSQSLESQPQLLDSQSLDPLPESLELQNLEPLGLQSLEPLSESLELQSLEPLSESLELQSLEPLAEPLGLQTLEPLPGALEPPLLPTEPSLLEPQPLGTVSELLEAQPGTGDPLRPHGLQPRLGGCPLSTMVKRGPCGGRGAGRCGEDHRKYALRRTDKPKMLCRRRRAGRGRRVDITPESHVLSPLTLPAEMPPGPEEPDTPVLSPPPPPPPTTLDPNEMPKAPTAGKKSKCRGVRKMVVKMAKIPVSLGRRNKTTYKVSSLSSNLNLEGKELAASSSVEPTPLLKMKNNGRNVVVVFPPGEMPIILKRKRGRPPKNLLLGQAKPKEPTPEVKKRRRRKQKLASPQPSYIADTNDSKADYSDVLAKLAFLNRQSQCSGRCSPPRCWTPSEPESIHQAPDTQSISHFLHRVQGFRRRGGKAGGFGGRGGSHAARAARCSFSDFFEGIGKKKKAPTALHADPVHPRKRSRLEPDPVGKPKRKRRARKNGALFPEPNSGQSFGDGPAAEWGGGEKGSPWAPHHGHPGGQAGRNGGYQGAEARPFHAAGLDSGSSSRAGFYASSAPSSQTETGPERHSLFTGYFRSLLDSDDSSDLLDFGLSASRSESRKSAAAYTAPPATLPGQRGMAAYTARGSKVAAANPGAEAAFHAAMQGRPAFPPGRTSSAYGVTQGSSECRGTESFPKLAPPSAVSRSPTAHPAASGTPGYSPYGSYGSAGQSVAPASVFPPGKQYPSAQDCPNSKDCSFAYGSGSSLPSSPSSAHSAGYAPPTAGPSLPLGKAAFFNSAEQGGQFSSAAHTPLRCDSRASTVSPGGYMVPKGSASFQPSPENCRQFPSAAPWAFRQGYGGLDWSSEAFSQLYNPGFECHLNEPNVILDISNYTPQKAKQQTVSETFSESSSDSTQFNQPAGYRRANSEASSSEGQSSLSSLEKLMMDWNEASSAPGYNWNQSVLFQSNSKPGRGRRKKVDMFDTSHLSFSSSSSSSSVYPSKRNTGPRQPRGSRGACASKKERGTGKAKFPTKSQAVNPLFQDSTDLGLDYYSGDSSMSPLPSQSRGFGVGERDPCDYTGPYSMNPSTPSDGTFVQGFQSDSPGLGQPDLESKHFPALPHQLAAPGQQTVFEAGLQKAFSPNCSPTLAFKEDLRAGSIRKLPACDSLKHSMQGGALPHAPHLACRDLPMPQPHYDSPSCKNPPYWYSPNASTRSPSYDSKAGAGMLVDFMGRTDPPCLNPHLSSPSSTHPSKGEKEPLEMSRAHHRGPYACPLINDLNISPVPRDSMLQLQDNYRYPSFAPQGHPVMAPTQKSGFLGPMVEQQHPEDTFTVTSL from the exons ATGGGAGCTCGGTCGCCTGCCAGCCCCTTGCACTGGAGAACGGTGCCAACCCGCCAGCCGAGTGGTTCCCGTGTGCCCAGGGCTCCGGCCCCCGCCAGCCCGGCAGCAACGGCGACAGCAGGAGCTTCCGAGTGAACCTGCACTGCAAGCACCCCCGGAACAG AGAGCTCAAGTGCAatagcaggagcagcagcaaagccgAGG GTCCTGGTGTCACCTTCCCTGACCCCCATGTCAGCAACTGCTTGGCCAAGCGGCACGCGGGGGAGGAGGAGGTCAGGATGCGCGTGAAGCCCCCGGGCCCAGTGGTAACGACCAGCGTTGTGCGTGGCTCGCCCGACTACGTTCGAGAGCCCAAATTCTACCCGCCGGGACACCCAGGGCAGCGGCCCCCCGCCTGCCCGGCCGAGAAGGCGTTATCCTGCAGCGTGCTCAGCTTCCCTGAGGGGTCGTGCCCTGCACTCGGCCGGGAGCACCAGGCAGGCTCGCTGCTGCACGGCGACCCAGCTGACCGCTGCCAGAGCGTCCACAGGGGCACCAAGGCAGCCGAGgacctgctgggctgtgccggGGAGCCCCGGATCCTGGGGGGCAGTGCAGAGGAGGCATCTGCCCACAATCAGGTGCCCAAAACCTTCCCCAGCGCGACACTGGCCTCGGGCCGCTGCAACATAGACAGCATCCTTGCCTTGCTCCGAAGCAAGTGTGGCAACGGGCACATCAACCTCCACCCTGTGGTGCAGCTCATCGACATCATGAAGGACCTCAACCGCCTCTCTGAGGACCTCAAAAACAGTGGGGTGCACCTGGACTGTGGCAGCCTCCGTGGTGGCGGTGGGGCTCACGAGGATAGCCGCCTCCTGCCTGCTGACCGTGACCTCCAGTACAGCTTCTTCTCCTCACCCTCCCTGGCCAACAGCATCCGCAGCCCTGAGGAGCGGGGGGTGCTCCTCAAATCCGACCCATCGCGGCATCCCCGGCCCCCAGCACATGAGGGAGAAGCTGACGGAGGCGGGGGGAGCACCCCGCAGCCCCCAGGACACAGTGTGCGTGTGGGGGATGTGTCCAAAGCTGCGGCGGATGaagctggctgctcccagcccgaTGCCAGCGATTACTCGGAACTGGCCGAGGCGGACATCCTGAACGAGCTGGCCTCCCTGGCTTGCCCAGGGACGCAGCTGCTGGAGTCGCAAGCAATGGAGCCACAGCCCCAGTTGCTGCCAGCCCAAGAGCTGGACTCCCAATCCCGGCTGTTGGATTCCCAGTCCCTGGAgtcacagccccagctgcttgATTCGCAGAGCCTGGATCCACTGCCAGAGTCACTGGAGCTGCAAAACCTGGAGCCGTTGGGGCTGCAGTCACTGGAGCCGCTCTCTGAATCACTGGAGCTGCAGTCGCTGGAGCCTCTGTCCGAGTCGCTGGAGCTGCAGTCCCTGGAGCCACTGGCGGAGCCTCTGGGGCTGCAGACCCTGGAGCCACTGCCCGGAGCGCTGGAGCCCCCACTGCTGCCCACTGAGCCCTCGCTGCTGGAGCCACAGCCACTGGGAACTGTCtcggagctgctggaggcacaGCCGGGCACTGGGGACCCTCTGCGgccccatgggctgcagccccggctTGGGGGGTGTCCTCTGAGCACTATGGTGAAGCGGGGCCCCTGTGGGGGCCGGGGGGCCGGGCGGTGTGGCGAAGACCACCGCAAGTACGCCCTGCGCCGGACAGATAAGCCAAAGATGCTGTGCCGCCGGAGGAGGGCGGGGCGTGGGCGCCGGGTGGACATCACCCCTGAGAGCCACGTCCTGTCCCCTCTCACCCTGCCCGCTGAGATGCCCCCCGGGCCTGAGGAGCCTGACACCCCAGTGCTGAGCCCCCCACCGCCACCGCCTCCCACTACGCTGGACCCCAACGAGATGCCCAAAGCCCCCACGGCAGGGAAGAAGAGCAAGTGCCGGGGGGTGAGGAAGATGGTGGTGAAGATGGCCAAGATCCCGGTgtccctggggaggaggaacAAGACCACCTACAAGGTGTCATCGCTCAGCAGCAACTTGAacctggaggggaaggagctggcagccagcagctccGTGGAGCCCACGCCGCTGCTCAAGATGAAGAACAATGGGCGCAACGTGGTTGTGGTGTTCCCTCCCGGAGAGATGCCCATTATCCTGAAGCGCAAGCGGGGCCGGCCTCCAAAAAACCTGCTGCTGGGCCAAGCCAAGCCCAAGGAGCCCACCCCGgaagtgaagaagaggaggaggaggaagcagaagcTGGCCTCGCCCCAGCCCTCCTACATTGCCGACACCAATGACAGCAAAGCCGACTACTCAGATGTGTTGGCCAAGCTGGCCTTCCTCAACCGACAGAGCCAGTGCTCGGGGCGCTGCTCACCGCCCCGCTGCTGGACCCCCAGCGAGCCCGAGTCCATCCACCAGGCCCCCGACACCCAGAGCATCTCCCACTTCCTGCACCGTGTCCAGGGCTTCCGCCGGCGCGGCGGCAAGGCGGGGGGCTTCGGTGGGCGTGGGGGGAGCCACGCTGCCCGTGCCGCACGCTGCTCCTTCAGCGATTTCTTTGAGGGCATcgggaagaagaagaaagccCCCACTGCCCTCCACGCTGACCCCGTGCATCCCCGCAAGCGCAGCCGGCTGGAGCCCGATCCCGTGGGAAAGCCCAAGCGGAAGCGACGGGCGCGCAAGAACGGGGCACTGTTTCCCGAACCCAACTCTGGGCAGAGCTTTGGGGACGGCCCCGCCGCAGAGTGGGGCGGGGGGGAGAAGGGCAGCCCCTGGGCCCCCCACCATGGCCACCCCGGCGGCCAGGCTGGACGTAACGGTGGCTACCAAGGGGCTGAGGCGAGACCCTTCCATGCTGCAGGGTTGGACTCGGGCTCCTCCAGTCGCGCTGGTTTCTACGCCAGCAGCGCACCGTCCTCGCAGACAGAGACCGGTCCAGAGCGGCACAGCCTCTTCACTGGCTACTTCCGCTCCTTGCTGGACTCCGACGACTCCTCCGACCTGCTGGACTTTGGCCTCTCCGCGTCCCGCTCCGAGTCCCGTAAATCGGCGGCTGCCTACACGGCCCCCCCGGCCACACTGCCCGGCCAGCGGGGCATGGCCGCCTACACCGCCCGTGGCAGCAAAGTGGCGGCGGCCAACCCCGGTGCCGAAGCCGCCTTCCACGCGGCCATGCAGGGCCGGCCAGCATTCCCACCTGGCCGCACCTCCAGCGCCTACGGGGTGACCCAAGGCTCGTCAGAGTGCCGGGGCACCGAGTCCTTCCCCAAACTGGCCCCGCCATCAGCCGTGTCCCGGTCACCCACGGCTCACCCAGCGGCCAGCGGCACCCCTGGCTACTCCCCGTACGGCAGCTACGGCAGCGCCGGGCAGAGTGTAGCACCCGCCAGCGTGTTCCCACCGGGAAAGCAGTACCCATCAGCACAGGACTGCCCCAACAGCAAGGACTGCAGCTTCGCCTACGGCAGTGGCAGCAGCCTCCCGTCCTcgcccagcagtgcccacagTGCCGGCTATGCGCCACCGACAGCTGGTCCCAGTTTGCCACTGGGAAAAGCCGCCTTCTTCAACAGTGCTGAGCAGGGGGGGCAGTTCTCCAGCGCCGCACACACCCCCCTGCGTTGCGACAGCCGGGCCAGCACCGTCTCGCCTGGCGGCTACATGGTGCCCAAGGGGTCAGCATCCTTCCAGCCCTCACCTGAAAACTGCCGGCAGTTCCCCAGCGCCGCGCCGTGGGCCTTCCGGCAAGGCTACGGTGGGTTGGATTGGAGCTCAGAAGCCTTCAGCCAGCTCTACAACCCAGGCTTTGAGTGCCACCTCAATGAACCCAATGTCATCCTGGACATCTCCAACTACACCCCACagaaagccaagcagcagacGGTCTCTGAGACCTTCTCTGAGTCCTCCTCTGACAGCACCCAGTTCAACCAGCCGGCTGGTTACCGGCGCGCCAACAGCGAGGCGTCCTCCAGCGAGGGCCAGTCCAGcctctccagcctggagaagctgaTGATGGACTGGAATGAGGCATCCTCTGCCCCTGGCTACAACTGGAACCAGAGCGTCCTCTTCCAGAGCAACTCTAAGCCCGGTCGAGGCCGACGGAAGAAGGTGGATATGTTCGACACCTCCCACCTGagtttctcctcctcttcctcttcttcctccgTGTACCCCTCCAAGAGGAACACGGGaccccggcagccccggggtTCCCGAGGGGCTTGTGCCTCCAAGAAGGAGAGGGGGACAGGCAAAGCCAAGTTCCCCACCAAGTCACAGGCAGTGAATCCCCTCTTCCAGGACAGCACGGACCTGGGCTTGGACTACTACAGCGGGGACAGCAGCAtgtccccccttccctcccagtcccGGGGCTTCGGGGTGGGGGAGCGGGACCCCTGTGACTACACTGGCCCCTACTCCATGAACCCCTCCACCCCCTCAGATGGGACCTTTGTCCAGGGGTTCCAGAGCGACTCCCCCGGTTTGGGGCAGCCAGATTTGGAGAGCAAGcacttccctgccctcccacacCAGCTGGCAGCCCCCGGCCAGCAGACTGTGTTCGAGGCCGGTTTGCAGAAAGCCTTCTCGCCCAACTGCTCCCCGACCTTAGCCTTCAAGGAGGACCTCCGGGCAGGCAGCATCCGAAAGTTGCCCGCCTGCGACTCGCTCAAACACAGCATGCAGGGGGGGGCCCTGCCACACGCCCCACACCTAGCTTGCCGCGACCTCCCCATGCCTCAACCGCACTATGACTCCCCCAGTTGCAAAAATCCCCCGTACTGGTATTCCCCCAACGCCAGCACCCGTAGCCCTTCGTACGACAGCAAGGCGGGGGCTGGGATGCTGGTAGACTTCATGGGCAGGACGGACCCCCCGTGTCTGAACCCCCACTTGAGCAGCCCAAGCAGCACCCACCCCTCCAAGGGCGAGAAGGAGCCCTTGGAGATGTCCCGGGCTCACCACCGAGGACCCTACGCTTGTCCCTTGATCAATGACTTGAACATCTCCCCAGTACCAAGAGACTCAATGTTGCAGCTGCAGGACAACTACAGGTACCCCAGTTTTGCACCCCAAGGGCACCCCGTCATGGCCCCCACCCAGAAGAGCGGGTTTTTGGGACCCATGGTAGAGCAACAACACCCTGAGGACACTTTTACGGTCACCTCATTGTAG